In the genome of Vicia villosa cultivar HV-30 ecotype Madison, WI linkage group LG7, Vvil1.0, whole genome shotgun sequence, one region contains:
- the LOC131620428 gene encoding indole-3-acetic acid-amido synthetase GH3.6-like gives MPEAPRDYNLVEQNKKILDFIEDVTSKPDLVQQQVLSEILSRNANVEYLKRYNLNGHTNRDTFKKLLPVISYEDIQPDIERIANGDTSPILCSKPISEFLTSSGTSGGERKLMPTIEEELGRRSLLYSLLMPVMSEFVPGLEKGKGMYLMFIKSEATTPGGIVARPVLTSYYKSSYFRDRPYDPYTNYTSPNETVLCPDSYQSMYSQLLCGLCQNKEVLRVGAVFASGFIRAIRFLEKHWTLLSNDIRTGTVNSLITDTTVRDSVMKILKPDPKLADFIQTECSKSSWQGIITRLWPNTKYVDVIVTGTMSQYIPILDHYSNGLPLVCTMYASSECYFGVNLNPLCKPSEVSYTLIPTMCYYEFLPVNRTNGVTDSLHAPRSLNEKEQKELVELVDVKLGQEYELVVTTYAGLYRYRVGDVLKVAGFKNKAPQFNFVCRKNVVLSIDADKTDEVELQNAMANAVTHLAPFGAAVSEYTSYADTASIPGHYVLYWELTLNKSTQIPPCVFEDCCLTIEESLNSVYRQGRVSDKSIGPLEMKIVEQGTFDKLMDYAISLGASINQYKTPRCVKSESVVELLNSRVMSSYFSPKCPKWVPGHKQWINQN, from the exons atGCCTGAAGCACCCAGAGACTACAACCTTGTTGAACAGAACAAAAAAATCCTCGACTTCATTGAGGATGTTACCTCAAAACCCGACCTTGTCCAACAACAAGTCCTCTCAGAAATCCTGTCCCGCAATGCAAACGTTGAGTATCTCAAACGATACAATCTCAACGGTCACACAAACCGTGACACCTTCAAAAAACTCTTGCCTGTCATCTCATACGAAGATATTCAGCCTGATATCGAACGCATCGCTAATGGTGACACCTCCCCCATCCTTTGCTCCAAACCCATTTCAGAGTTTCTCACCAG TTCTGGTACATctggtggagagagaaaacttATGCCAACAATTGAAGAGGAGTTAGGAAGGAGAAGTTTGTTATACAGTTTATTGATGCCAGTGATGAGTGAGTTTGTTCCGGGATTAGAAAAAGGGAAAGGAATGTACCTCATGTTTATAAAATCTGAGGCTACAACACCTGGTGGAATTGTAGCTAGGCCTGTTTTAACAAGCTACTACAAAAGTTCCTATTTCAGGGATAGACCTTATGACCCTTACACAAACTACACAAGCCCAAATGAAACTGTACTCTGTCCTGATTCATATCAAAGCATGTATTCTCAGCTCCTTTGTGGTCTTTGCCAAAATAAAGAGGTACTAAGGGTTGGTGCTGTTTTTGCCTCTGGTTTCATAAGGGCTATTAGGTTTCTTGAAAAACATTGGACCCTTCTTTCAAATGATATTAGAACAGGAACTGTTAACTCTTTGATCACTGATACAACAGTGAGAGATTCTGTTATGAAAATCCTTAAACCTGATCCTAAGCTTGCTGATTTTATTCAAACTGAGTGTAGTAAGAGTTCTTGGCAGGGGATTATTACTAGGCTGTGGCCTAATACTAAGTATGTGGATGTTATTGTGACAGGAACAATGTCACAGTATATTCCCATTTTGGATCATTACAGCAATGGTTTACCACTTGTTTGCACTATGTATGCTTCAAGTGAATGTTACTTTGGTGTCAATCTTAACCCTCTTTGTAAACCTAGTGAAGTGTCTTATACACTTATTCCCACCATGTGTTACTATGAGTTTTTGCCTGTTAATAGAACCAATGGTGTCACTGATTCTCTTCATGCACCGAGATCCCTCAACGAGAAAGAACAGAAAGAGCTCGTTGAACTCGTTGATGTCAAACTCGGTCAAGAATATGAACTTGTTGTCACTACTTATGCTG GACTATACCGTTATCGAGTTGGTGATGTGCTCAAGGTAGCAGGATTCAAGAACAAAGCACCACAATTCAACTTTGTATGTAGAAAAAACGTTGTATTGAGCATTGATGCCGACAAAACCGATGAGGTTGAGCTTCAGAATGCAATGGCAAATGCTGTGACACATTTAGCACCATTCGGGGCAGCGGTGTCCGAATACACAAGCTATGCAGACACAGCATCAATTCCAGGGCACTATGTCCTATACTGGGAACTCACACTGAACAAGTCAACACAAATTCCACCTTGTGTTTTTGAGGACTGCTGCTTAACAATTGAAGAGTCACTGAACAGCGTGTATCGACAGGGCCGCGTCTCGGACAAATCCATCGGCCCGCTCGAGATGAAAATCGTCGAACAGGGCACATTTGATAAGCTAATGGATTATGCCATTAGTTTAGGTGCTTCAATTAACCAGTACAAGACACCAAGGTGTGTGAAATCTGAATCTGTTGTTGAACTCTTGAACTCAAGGGTAATGTCAAGTTACTTTAGTCCCAAGTGTCCAAAATGGGTTCCTGGTCACAAACAATGGATCAACCAGAATTGA